One Cryptomeria japonica chromosome 9, Sugi_1.0, whole genome shotgun sequence genomic window carries:
- the LOC131077856 gene encoding uncharacterized protein LOC131077856 yields the protein MRAKRVCVPVNLLLTHTNSQQSYKFTLLHVQPPVSVTSGPAYILSSEVFYLLECEELKTTHKIFKQALDICNRYNVRAETHVVIGEPKVKICEAVQKLGAHFLVMGSHGHGPFIRAIKGSVSDYCSRNAMCPVVVVNKKAF from the exons ATGCGAGCCAAGAGAGTATGCGTGCCTGTGAATCTGTTGCTCACTCATACAAATTCTCAACAGAGCTATAAATTCACGCTGCTTCATGTTCAGCCCCCTGTTTCTGTTACCTCTGGCCCTG CGTACATTTTGAGCAGCGAGGTGTTTTATCTTCTTGAATgtgaggaactgaagactacccaCAAGATATTTAAGCAAGCTCTGGATATCTGCAATCGTTACAATGTGAGGGCGGAAACCCATGTTGTGATTGGGGAGCCAAAAGTCAAGATCTGTGAAGCTGTTCAAAAGTTGGGAGCACATTTTCTAGTGATGGGTAGCCATGGCCATGGTCCTTTCATCAG AGCAATCAAGGGAAGCGTGAGTGATTACTGCTCTAGAAATGCTATGTGTCCAGTGGTCGTTGTTAATAAAAAGGCTTTCTGA